A stretch of the Pseudobacteriovorax antillogorgiicola genome encodes the following:
- a CDS encoding transposase, which yields RKKPTQDGRSLRRYRKRWVVERFFSWLFSYRRTKVRYEVKIDNFLGMVYLATMCIGFRHI from the coding sequence CGAAAAAAACCAACTCAGGATGGGAGATCTCTTAGACGATACCGAAAGCGATGGGTTGTCGAGCGATTTTTCTCTTGGCTTTTTTCCTATCGAAGAACCAAGGTTCGATACGAGGTGAAGATCGATAACTTTCTAGGAATGGTCTATCTTGCAACCATGTGCATTGGATTTAGGCATATATGA